In Necator americanus strain Aroian chromosome IV, whole genome shotgun sequence, the following proteins share a genomic window:
- a CDS encoding hypothetical protein (NECATOR_CHRIV.G17031.T2) translates to MDIAICASLLYDGILNYANLFMDTPIDIISSVTCITCYTYILAFMRRMRGDCRNRTNRHGLREYRYALQFFAICIFYLAAWLCRRTLPLIVGAGRVEYFIAVPICVALNCSANSLVYITTNPEVRRNLSIRRATLIGLTTQSVGNIRTAPANPKTQA, encoded by the exons GATGGTATATTAAACTACGCGAATTTATTCATGGACACACCAATAGACATTATTTCATCAGTAACATGTATTACTTGCTATACATAT ATTCTTGCGTTTATGCGAAGAATGAGAGGTGACTGCCGAAACCGTACCAACCGCCACGGACTCCGGGAATACAG GTACGCACTACAATTTTTCGCTATCTGTATATTCTATTTGGCAGCATGGTTATGCCGCCGTACGTTGCCGCTCATTGTTGGCGCTGGAAGAGTAGAATACTTCATCGCCGTTCCGATTTGCGTAGCATTGAACTGCTCCGCAAATTCTTTGGTTTATATTACTACGAATCCAGAG GTGCGACGAAATCTTTCTATCAGGCGGGCTACCTTAATCGGATTGACGACGCAAAGCGTTGGAAATATCAGAACAGCTCCAGCTAATCCAAAGACGCAAGCTTGA